From Segatella copri, the proteins below share one genomic window:
- a CDS encoding PTS galactitol transporter subunit IIC, with protein sequence MEQVFSYIISLGASVMMPIIFTVIGLCIGMKFGKALKSGLFVGVGFVGLGVVTALLTTNFNDPLKAISDIYHLQLNVFDMGWPAAAAVAYNTAVGALIIPICLGVNFLMLITKTTRTVNIDLWNYWHFAFIGAVAYFVMGQSLLWGYFAAIVCYINTLVCADLTADRFQKYYDLDGISIPQPFCQSFMPFAIVFNKLFDMIPGFSKLDIDAEGLKKKFGVLGEPLVLGVIVGALIGWAAQLDIKKILFLGVTMGAVMELIPRITALFIDGLKPISEKTQELVKTKFNGKKVHIGMSPALVIGHPTTLVASVILIPVILAIAVFLPGNQFLPLASLAGMFYLFPMILPFTRGNVVKTLIIGLVTLVIGLYFVTDMAPDFTLAANQVYAATGDNAAHIPDGFSGGALDFASSLFGWVIYRGVKLSYVGMGVLAVITVAMMVINRQRIVKEEGKVKG encoded by the coding sequence ATGGAACAAGTATTTAGCTATATTATCAGTCTCGGTGCGAGCGTGATGATGCCTATCATCTTCACGGTCATCGGTCTGTGTATTGGCATGAAATTCGGAAAGGCTCTGAAGTCGGGACTCTTCGTAGGCGTGGGTTTCGTAGGCTTGGGCGTGGTAACTGCATTGCTGACTACCAACTTCAACGACCCATTGAAGGCTATTTCAGACATCTACCACCTACAGTTAAACGTTTTTGATATGGGATGGCCTGCAGCTGCAGCTGTAGCTTACAATACAGCAGTGGGCGCATTGATTATCCCAATCTGTCTGGGTGTCAACTTCCTGATGTTGATTACCAAGACAACACGTACCGTAAATATCGACCTCTGGAACTACTGGCACTTCGCCTTTATCGGTGCGGTGGCTTACTTCGTGATGGGTCAGAGTTTGCTCTGGGGCTATTTCGCAGCCATCGTCTGCTACATCAATACCCTGGTCTGTGCAGACCTGACAGCCGACAGATTCCAGAAATATTACGATTTGGATGGTATCTCTATTCCGCAGCCATTCTGCCAGAGTTTCATGCCATTCGCAATCGTTTTCAATAAACTCTTCGATATGATTCCGGGCTTCTCTAAGCTTGATATCGATGCAGAGGGACTGAAGAAGAAGTTTGGTGTGCTCGGTGAGCCACTGGTACTCGGTGTTATCGTAGGTGCCCTGATAGGTTGGGCAGCCCAGCTCGATATCAAGAAGATTCTCTTCCTGGGTGTAACGATGGGAGCCGTGATGGAGTTGATTCCTCGTATTACAGCCCTGTTTATCGACGGTTTGAAGCCTATCTCAGAGAAGACACAGGAGTTGGTGAAGACCAAGTTTAACGGCAAGAAGGTTCATATCGGTATGAGTCCTGCCCTGGTTATCGGTCATCCTACTACCCTGGTAGCATCTGTGATTCTGATTCCGGTTATCTTGGCTATCGCAGTCTTCCTGCCAGGCAACCAGTTCTTGCCTTTGGCATCGTTGGCAGGTATGTTCTACCTCTTCCCAATGATTCTGCCGTTTACAAGAGGTAATGTGGTGAAGACGCTTATCATCGGCCTGGTAACCCTCGTCATCGGTCTCTATTTCGTTACCGATATGGCACCAGACTTTACGCTGGCAGCCAACCAGGTTTATGCAGCAACAGGCGATAATGCCGCTCATATCCCTGACGGATTCTCAGGCGGTGCACTCGATTTCGCATCCTCTCTCTTCGGATGGGTTATCTATCGCGGTGTGAAGCTTTCATACGTAGGTATGGGTGTTCTCGCAGTCATCACGGTAGCCATGATGGTTATCAACCGTCAGCGCATCGTGAAGGAAGAGGGAAAGGTAAAAGGGTAA
- a CDS encoding bifunctional UDP-N-acetylmuramoyl-tripeptide:D-alanyl-D-alanine ligase/alanine racemase produces the protein MTYTIEKVTTLIGARRYGDNDTNIGFILTDSRSLCFPEETLFFALKSERNDGHNYIPELYRRGVKNFVVTNVPKGYASDYPGANFLKVVNTLEALQRLAERHRDEFNIPIVGITGSNGKTMVKEWLYQLLSPSMFVTRSPRSYNSQIGVPLSVWLMNEQTQVGVFEAGISMPGEMLALRDIIQPTIAVLTNLGAAHQENFSSLEEKCREKLILFHDAETVIYDGDDEVINKVIAEYPDYKGEKLFWSLKNPEAPFYVKNIEKQQSVSVITYIYKGEEDSFSIPFIDDASVQNAIISAVVALKLGLSAEDIDKRMTQLEPVAMRLEVKVGQHGCTLINDSYNSDINSLDIALDFMNRRPDHRGRRHTLILSDIYQSGQEPEALYKEVSDLARKRGVVKFIGIGPELCKQHDEIQISEKFFFPNVEEFIASEVFASLRDEVILLKGARQFGFDQLTELLVQKVHETTLEVNLNAVVANLNYYRAFMKPETKLVCMIKADGYGAGAVEIAKTLQDHRVDYLAVAVADEGVTLRKNGITSNIMIMNPEMTAFKTMFDYDLEPEVYSFRLLDALIKAAEKEGVTGFPVHIKLDTGMHRMGFDPENDMEELIGKLKHQNAIIPRSVFSHFVGSDDDSFDDFSAHQFELFDKGSKQLQAAFDHKILRHICNSAGIEHFPERQLDMCRLGLGLYGINSRNNKTINCVSTLKTTILQMHNVKAGDSVGYSRKTILDRDSVIAAIPIGYADGLNRRLGNRHAYCLVNGQKADYVGNICMDVAMIDVTDIPCKEGDSVEIFGEHLPVQTLSDILETIPYEVLTTISNRVKRVYFQD, from the coding sequence ATGACATATACTATTGAAAAGGTAACCACACTGATAGGTGCGCGTCGCTATGGAGACAATGATACCAACATCGGTTTTATCCTGACCGATAGTCGTTCACTTTGTTTCCCAGAGGAAACTCTGTTCTTTGCGCTCAAGTCGGAGCGTAATGATGGTCATAACTACATCCCTGAGTTGTATCGCAGAGGTGTGAAAAACTTTGTTGTAACGAATGTGCCTAAGGGCTATGCTTCTGATTATCCGGGAGCCAACTTCCTGAAGGTAGTAAACACGCTCGAGGCTCTCCAGCGTCTGGCTGAGCGCCACCGTGACGAGTTCAACATCCCTATCGTAGGCATCACGGGCTCAAACGGCAAGACCATGGTCAAGGAGTGGCTCTACCAGTTGCTCTCGCCAAGCATGTTTGTTACCCGCAGTCCGCGCAGTTACAACTCTCAGATAGGTGTGCCATTGTCGGTATGGCTGATGAACGAGCAGACCCAGGTGGGCGTTTTCGAGGCAGGTATCAGTATGCCTGGCGAAATGCTTGCCCTGCGTGACATCATCCAGCCAACCATCGCCGTACTGACCAATCTGGGTGCTGCCCATCAGGAGAACTTCTCTTCCTTGGAGGAGAAATGCCGGGAGAAACTCATCCTCTTCCATGATGCAGAGACCGTAATCTATGATGGCGATGACGAGGTTATCAACAAGGTGATAGCCGAATATCCCGACTATAAAGGCGAGAAACTCTTCTGGTCGCTCAAGAACCCGGAGGCTCCTTTCTATGTAAAGAACATCGAAAAGCAGCAGAGCGTGAGCGTGATTACCTATATATATAAAGGTGAGGAAGACAGTTTCTCTATCCCGTTCATCGACGATGCATCTGTACAGAATGCCATCATCTCTGCCGTCGTGGCATTGAAACTCGGTCTTTCGGCTGAAGATATCGACAAGCGCATGACACAGCTCGAACCTGTGGCAATGAGACTGGAGGTGAAGGTAGGACAGCACGGATGTACGCTGATCAACGACAGCTACAACAGTGATATCAATTCGCTTGATATCGCCCTCGACTTCATGAACCGCCGTCCAGACCATCGCGGTCGTCGCCATACGCTGATATTGAGCGACATCTACCAGAGCGGTCAGGAACCGGAGGCATTATATAAAGAGGTGAGCGATTTAGCCCGTAAACGTGGCGTGGTAAAGTTCATCGGTATCGGTCCTGAACTCTGCAAGCAGCACGATGAGATTCAGATTTCAGAGAAGTTCTTCTTCCCGAATGTAGAGGAATTCATCGCCAGCGAGGTGTTTGCTTCCCTGCGCGATGAGGTGATTTTGCTGAAGGGCGCCCGTCAGTTTGGCTTTGACCAGCTCACCGAACTGCTGGTACAGAAAGTACACGAGACTACGCTGGAGGTGAATCTGAACGCCGTGGTAGCCAATCTGAACTACTACCGTGCGTTTATGAAGCCGGAAACCAAGCTGGTATGCATGATCAAGGCAGACGGCTACGGTGCAGGTGCCGTGGAGATAGCCAAGACCCTGCAGGATCATCGTGTAGACTATCTGGCTGTGGCTGTAGCCGATGAGGGTGTTACGCTGCGCAAGAACGGCATCACCAGCAACATCATGATCATGAATCCGGAGATGACCGCCTTCAAGACCATGTTCGATTACGACCTGGAGCCGGAGGTTTACTCTTTCCGTCTGCTCGATGCGCTCATCAAGGCAGCTGAGAAAGAGGGCGTAACCGGTTTCCCTGTCCATATCAAGCTGGATACCGGCATGCACCGCATGGGCTTCGACCCTGAGAACGATATGGAGGAACTCATCGGCAAGCTGAAGCACCAGAATGCCATCATCCCACGTTCTGTGTTCTCTCACTTCGTGGGCAGCGATGACGACAGCTTCGATGATTTCTCAGCTCATCAGTTTGAACTCTTTGACAAGGGCAGCAAGCAGTTGCAGGCAGCCTTCGACCATAAGATATTGCGCCATATCTGCAATTCGGCAGGTATCGAGCACTTCCCGGAGCGCCAGCTGGATATGTGCCGTCTGGGACTCGGACTCTATGGTATCAATTCGCGCAACAACAAGACCATCAACTGCGTGAGCACCCTGAAGACAACCATTCTGCAGATGCATAACGTGAAGGCAGGTGACAGTGTGGGCTACAGCCGCAAGACAATTCTCGACAGAGACAGCGTCATCGCAGCCATCCCTATCGGATATGCTGACGGACTGAACCGCCGTCTGGGCAACCGTCATGCCTACTGTCTGGTGAACGGCCAGAAGGCAGATTATGTGGGCAACATCTGTATGGATGTGGCTATGATAGACGTGACCGACATCCCTTGCAAGGAAGGAGATTCGGTAGAAATCTTCGGCGAGCATCTGCCTGTCCAGACACTGAGCGACATCCTCGAGACCATCCCTTACGAGGTGCTGACCACCATCAGCAACCGTGTGAAGAGAGTTTACTTCCAGGACTAG